Proteins from one Natrinema salinisoli genomic window:
- a CDS encoding DUF433 domain-containing protein: MAEHDTRRITHERLSEPHIRGRRISVRQVYSLVEERGEDPEAVADRYDLDVADVYHALAYYHDHPREMRDVERERADAMTDIREAIDRPEGIHPDTDDR, translated from the coding sequence ATGGCCGAGCACGACACTCGACGGATCACTCACGAACGTTTGAGTGAACCGCATATCCGCGGCCGGCGTATCAGCGTTCGGCAGGTATATTCCCTCGTCGAAGAACGAGGGGAAGACCCCGAAGCAGTCGCCGACCGCTACGATCTCGACGTGGCCGACGTCTATCACGCACTGGCGTACTATCACGACCATCCGCGAGAAATGCGTGATGTAGAGCGTGAGCGAGCGGACGCCATGACGGACATTCGCGAAGCGATCGATCGGCCCGAGGGAATACATCCGGATACTGACGACCGATGA
- a CDS encoding DUF5615 family PIN-like protein, with protein MSGWRFLLDENIDPKTATYLRKEGVHVEHVRDALWQGADDEDDVLPYAREYDLVVVTSDVTDFGDLPPDAHEGIVILYDDTMPAYRVASGLLEMIDAYPSRDVLPEREELDPWV; from the coding sequence ATGAGCGGCTGGCGATTTCTCCTCGACGAGAATATCGACCCGAAGACGGCGACGTATCTCCGAAAAGAGGGCGTTCACGTCGAACACGTCCGTGATGCACTCTGGCAAGGAGCAGACGACGAAGACGACGTATTGCCGTACGCTCGAGAGTACGACCTCGTCGTCGTCACGAGCGACGTAACGGACTTCGGTGATCTCCCTCCGGACGCCCACGAGGGTATCGTGATACTCTATGACGATACGATGCCCGCGTATCGCGTTGCATCCGGTCTCTTGGAAATGATCGACGCCTACCCCAGCCGGGACGTCTTACCCGAGCGCGAAGAACTCGATCCGTGGGTGTGA
- a CDS encoding BCCT family transporter — MSDAEQGMVEEFLEEIDPIVFAFGALLTAGVIVGFFVNQALVTETIGTLYEWVVTYLNWALLVIVFLIVLFLLFLIVGPWGKIKMGDSDPEYSFLSYFAMLYSAGFAAGVVFWGPTEALFYYDNPSPLFGIEGGTSEAVPYAIQQTLFHWALPQLAVFTIMGLAISYFAYNYEGVPLRVSSALTPILGKENLDGPAAKVVDILAVFATIGGVATSLGFIGSQFIAGLNYQWGIDLGNVGILLVVTTMTLLFTISMVLGVDRGIRRLSNFNMILFVILMVATFILGPTLFLLLLGSQAMGGMIADFTSMSLYTGTGSDGGTGWMNSWTVFYWAWALSWSPFAGLFIARISKGRTVREVAFTGIGATSAATIPWFTVVGGTALQYHHTGVADFSPVINNFTPEISGFILFDAFPLGTVFMIAFMILVTTFFITSADSSTLAVSMMTTGGKARPSTINRVFWGVVLGLTAAILMILGGEGGTSALQDAVIITGAPFAFVCFAAMLSLIKDFGSSYGRVLLQDETVLVGSSRKAETESPPGSGGPVESDDD, encoded by the coding sequence ATGAGTGACGCGGAGCAGGGGATGGTCGAGGAGTTCCTCGAGGAGATCGATCCGATCGTCTTCGCGTTCGGCGCGTTGCTGACCGCCGGCGTGATCGTGGGCTTCTTCGTCAATCAGGCGCTCGTCACGGAGACGATCGGGACCCTCTACGAATGGGTGGTCACGTACCTGAACTGGGCGCTGTTGGTGATCGTGTTCCTGATCGTCCTCTTCCTGTTGTTCCTGATCGTCGGTCCGTGGGGGAAGATCAAGATGGGCGACTCGGACCCGGAGTACAGCTTCCTGTCGTACTTCGCGATGTTGTACTCCGCCGGATTCGCGGCGGGCGTCGTGTTCTGGGGGCCGACGGAGGCGCTGTTCTACTACGATAACCCCTCGCCGCTGTTCGGGATCGAAGGCGGGACGAGCGAGGCGGTTCCGTACGCGATCCAGCAGACGCTGTTCCACTGGGCGCTTCCCCAGTTGGCGGTGTTCACGATTATGGGGCTCGCGATCTCCTACTTCGCGTACAACTACGAGGGCGTCCCGCTCCGGGTCTCGTCGGCGCTGACGCCGATCCTCGGGAAGGAGAACCTCGACGGTCCAGCCGCGAAAGTCGTCGACATCCTCGCCGTCTTCGCGACGATCGGCGGCGTGGCGACGTCGCTTGGCTTCATCGGCAGTCAGTTCATCGCCGGTCTCAATTACCAGTGGGGGATCGACCTCGGGAACGTCGGGATCCTCCTCGTGGTGACCACGATGACGCTTCTGTTTACCATCTCGATGGTGCTCGGCGTCGACAGGGGAATTCGCCGACTGTCGAACTTCAACATGATCCTGTTCGTCATCCTCATGGTGGCGACGTTCATCCTGGGTCCGACCCTGTTCTTGCTCTTGCTGGGTTCGCAGGCGATGGGCGGCATGATCGCCGACTTCACGTCCATGAGCCTCTACACCGGCACCGGTTCCGACGGCGGGACGGGGTGGATGAACTCGTGGACGGTCTTCTACTGGGCGTGGGCGCTCTCGTGGTCCCCGTTCGCCGGACTGTTCATCGCCCGCATTTCCAAGGGCCGAACCGTCCGCGAAGTCGCGTTCACGGGTATCGGCGCGACCTCGGCGGCGACCATTCCGTGGTTCACCGTCGTCGGCGGAACCGCGCTGCAGTACCACCACACCGGCGTTGCGGACTTCAGTCCCGTTATCAACAACTTCACGCCGGAGATATCGGGCTTCATCCTCTTCGACGCCTTCCCGCTCGGGACGGTGTTCATGATCGCGTTCATGATCCTCGTCACGACGTTCTTCATCACGTCGGCGGACTCGTCGACGCTCGCCGTCTCCATGATGACGACCGGTGGGAAGGCGAGGCCCTCGACTATTAACCGAGTCTTCTGGGGGGTCGTCCTCGGTTTGACCGCCGCGATCCTCATGATCCTCGGCGGCGAGGGCGGGACGAGCGCGCTTCAGGACGCGGTCATCATCACCGGTGCGCCGTTCGCCTTCGTCTGCTTCGCCGCGATGCTCTCGCTGATCAAGGACTTCGGTTCGAGCTACGGCCGGGTGTTACTCCAGGACGAAACCGTCCTCGTCGGCTCGAGTCGGAAAGCCGAAACCGAGTCGCCGCCCGGTTCCGGCGGCCCGGTCGAATCGGACGACGACTGA
- a CDS encoding amidohydrolase, translating into MSYDVGSRLSDLRRAFHRHPEPGWREFRTTARVVEELERIGVDEIAVGRDALATDERMAVPPESELEPWLERAREAGVRSDILERTAGGHTGVIAVLERGPGPCIGIRVDLDAISMRESSESDHRPAADGFRSEHDGYMHACGHDAHVAMALGTLETVADSEFQGTLKVFFQPAEEISGGGKAMAESGYLDDVDHLLALHIGLDHPTGEIVAGIEKPLAMAHLTATFEGASAHAGKAPNEGANAMQAAATAIQNAYGIPRHSDGLTRVNVGQIEGGTASNVIAEEVTIEAEVRGETTALMEYTRTELERVCYAAAEMHDCDVTPRVISESPSVDSHPALRDLVGNVAWDVDGVERVISSEEFGVSEDVTYLMERVQDDGGFASYVLVGTDHPTSHHTPTFDIDESSLEIGTSLLSETAIELSQRPV; encoded by the coding sequence ATGTCCTACGACGTGGGGTCCCGACTGAGCGATCTCCGGCGGGCGTTTCACCGCCATCCGGAACCAGGGTGGCGAGAGTTCCGGACGACCGCGCGCGTCGTCGAGGAGCTCGAACGGATCGGCGTCGACGAGATCGCCGTCGGTCGCGACGCGTTAGCGACCGACGAGCGCATGGCCGTCCCCCCCGAGTCGGAACTCGAGCCGTGGCTCGAGCGAGCGCGGGAGGCGGGGGTGCGCTCGGACATCCTCGAGCGCACGGCCGGCGGCCACACGGGCGTCATCGCGGTCCTCGAACGGGGACCCGGTCCCTGTATCGGGATCCGCGTCGATCTCGACGCGATCTCGATGCGGGAGTCGTCGGAGAGCGACCACCGGCCGGCGGCGGACGGGTTTCGATCCGAGCACGACGGCTACATGCACGCCTGCGGCCACGACGCCCACGTTGCGATGGCGCTGGGCACGCTCGAGACGGTCGCGGACAGCGAGTTCCAGGGGACGCTGAAGGTGTTCTTCCAGCCCGCCGAGGAGATCTCCGGCGGCGGAAAGGCGATGGCCGAGAGCGGGTACCTCGACGACGTCGACCACCTCCTCGCGTTGCACATCGGGCTCGATCACCCGACGGGTGAGATCGTCGCGGGGATCGAGAAGCCCCTGGCGATGGCCCACCTCACCGCGACGTTCGAAGGCGCGAGCGCCCACGCGGGCAAGGCACCCAACGAGGGGGCCAACGCCATGCAGGCGGCGGCGACCGCGATCCAGAACGCCTACGGCATCCCCCGGCACAGCGACGGATTGACGCGGGTGAACGTCGGGCAGATCGAGGGCGGAACCGCGAGCAACGTCATCGCCGAGGAGGTCACGATCGAGGCCGAAGTACGCGGCGAGACGACCGCGCTGATGGAGTACACGCGAACGGAACTCGAGCGGGTCTGCTACGCCGCTGCCGAGATGCACGACTGCGACGTGACGCCGCGAGTGATCAGCGAGTCACCGAGCGTCGACAGCCACCCCGCACTCCGCGATCTCGTCGGGAACGTCGCGTGGGACGTCGACGGCGTCGAACGAGTAATTTCCAGCGAGGAGTTCGGCGTGAGCGAGGACGTGACGTACCTGATGGAGCGCGTCCAGGACGACGGCGGCTTCGCCTCGTACGTCCTCGTCGGCACCGACCACCCGACGAGTCACCACACGCCGACGTTCGATATCGACGAATCGAGCCTCGAGATCGGGACGTCCCTGCTCTCCGAGACGGCAATCGAACTCTCTCAGCGGCCGGTCTGA
- a CDS encoding Rid family detoxifying hydrolase yields the protein MSDTDPIETDDAPNTDNPYSQGVRAGDTLYVSGYGPVDPETGAPVDGDIEAQTDQVLDNIAAVVDEAGGDGLADVVKVTVYLTDLEDYERVNEAYGARFGADPPARVCVEVSRLPEDVRVELDATAYLG from the coding sequence ATGTCCGACACCGATCCCATCGAGACCGACGACGCACCGAACACCGACAACCCCTACTCGCAGGGCGTTCGCGCCGGCGATACGCTCTACGTCTCCGGGTACGGCCCCGTCGATCCCGAGACGGGTGCGCCAGTCGACGGCGATATCGAAGCACAGACCGACCAGGTGCTCGACAACATCGCCGCCGTCGTCGACGAAGCCGGCGGGGACGGCCTCGCGGACGTCGTCAAAGTGACCGTCTACCTGACGGACCTCGAGGACTACGAGCGCGTCAACGAGGCCTACGGCGCGCGATTCGGCGCGGACCCGCCGGCTCGAGTCTGCGTCGAGGTCTCGCGGCTCCCCGAGGACGTCCGGGTGGAACTGGACGCGACCGCGTACCTCGGGTAG
- a CDS encoding aminotransferase class III-fold pyridoxal phosphate-dependent enzyme: protein MDRDTAEPDAAALPGPNAQQWVDFHQEYSAPSEYSHEFVWDVTRDADGPFVTDVDGNVLLDFTCHIGAAPLGYNNEKVLGKLREFDLVEPMKIAGQDMYFGSGPSPDEADFPGSSHLMQKLTDVSSQYGMDTVFLSNSGAEAMENAMKITHDYRAPAKYGVAFGGSFHGRTLGTLSLTKSKEVYTRHYPEISGIETVPFCADRGCDADSCDCGFFAGGSQLRNMLAPEGGHVNPDEIAFLTLEPIQGVGGYRFPSEAFMEEVAAVTDEYDIPLVVDEIQSGVGRTGEIWASDHYPIEPDVIASAKALRVGATISRSEVFPSEKNRLGSTFGGGDILGSMMGAFTLEAIREHDLLDNATRRGEQAKELLRDDAPDHVEDVRGKGLMLAVEFDTAERRSAVVQAALERGLLTLGCGKKTIRLLPPLDSTEREIELGIGIFLEAIEAVGPSAKVA from the coding sequence ATGGATAGGGACACGGCGGAACCCGACGCGGCCGCGCTTCCGGGTCCGAACGCGCAGCAATGGGTCGACTTCCACCAGGAGTACTCCGCCCCGAGCGAGTACTCCCACGAATTCGTCTGGGACGTGACGCGGGACGCCGACGGCCCCTTCGTCACGGACGTCGACGGGAACGTTCTCCTCGATTTCACCTGTCACATCGGCGCTGCTCCGCTGGGGTACAACAACGAGAAGGTGCTCGGGAAGCTCCGCGAGTTCGATCTCGTCGAGCCGATGAAGATCGCGGGCCAGGACATGTACTTCGGTTCCGGTCCGAGCCCCGATGAGGCCGACTTCCCCGGTTCGAGTCATCTCATGCAGAAACTGACCGATGTCTCGAGTCAGTACGGCATGGACACGGTCTTCCTCTCGAATTCCGGGGCCGAGGCGATGGAGAACGCGATGAAGATCACCCACGACTATCGAGCGCCCGCGAAGTACGGCGTGGCCTTCGGCGGCAGCTTCCACGGGCGCACGCTCGGGACCCTGTCGCTGACGAAGTCCAAGGAGGTCTACACGCGTCACTACCCCGAGATCAGCGGGATCGAGACCGTCCCCTTCTGCGCCGACCGCGGTTGCGACGCCGACAGTTGCGACTGCGGCTTCTTCGCGGGCGGCTCGCAGCTCCGAAACATGCTCGCGCCCGAAGGCGGCCACGTCAACCCCGACGAGATAGCCTTCCTCACCCTCGAACCGATCCAGGGGGTCGGCGGCTACCGCTTCCCCAGCGAGGCGTTCATGGAGGAGGTCGCGGCCGTCACGGACGAGTACGACATCCCGTTGGTCGTCGACGAGATCCAGTCCGGCGTCGGCCGCACCGGCGAGATCTGGGCGTCCGATCACTACCCCATCGAACCCGACGTCATCGCCAGCGCGAAAGCGCTGCGCGTCGGCGCGACGATCTCCCGCTCTGAGGTCTTCCCCAGCGAGAAGAATCGCTTAGGCTCCACCTTCGGCGGCGGCGACATCCTGGGCTCGATGATGGGCGCGTTCACCCTCGAGGCCATCCGGGAACACGACCTGTTGGACAACGCGACCCGCCGGGGCGAGCAGGCGAAAGAACTCCTCCGCGACGACGCACCCGACCACGTCGAGGACGTCCGCGGCAAGGGCCTGATGCTCGCCGTCGAGTTCGATACGGCCGAGCGCCGGTCGGCGGTGGTCCAGGCCGCCCTCGAGCGCGGCCTGCTGACCCTCGGTTGCGGGAAGAAGACCATCCGACTGCTCCCGCCGCTGGACTCGACCGAACGCGAGATCGAACTGGGGATCGGCATCTTCCTCGAGGCGATCGAGGCGGTCGGCCCGAGCGCGAAAGTGGCCTGA